In Zingiber officinale cultivar Zhangliang chromosome 3B, Zo_v1.1, whole genome shotgun sequence, a single window of DNA contains:
- the LOC122055586 gene encoding F-box/LRR-repeat protein 15-like isoform X1, which yields MADERMKAVVEEDEVEDGDGEVGLQEMVERDEEDDELELSLSLVNQGWNVGFTSDWPAMDTSIWSEQGAGSSLDVKRSGRVRQLDTGEGTKDWGDVGDSREGLMETEPLPHISPLFDADYLDMKMGTIFGREKDTQHKRPKVVSNQHEVPTSSANPIVPAEIIDFMTLSSSYQPAEMKGQTSNVQSDDGTNKPDGGAIYGDNIGARNAEDIEFRMDLSDDLLHLVFSFLGQKDLCRAGSTCRQWLIASANENFWRCLKFENTRISLQNFIAICDRYPNATEVNMIGTPNADALVNIAMNSLRRLEILILDKGHFSDGFFHTLTDCPALTSLKISDASIGNGIQEITVYHENLHELQMIKCRVLRVIVRCPQLQTLSLKRSSMAHALLTCPQLHLLDLSSCHKLSDTAIRTAAMSCPLLASLDMSSCSCVTDETIREIASTCPNLCILDASNCPNISLESVKLPKLMDLRLESCEGIISASITAISYSQMLESLKLDNCSMLTAMTLDMPNLQSISLVHLRKFVYLDLRSPVLKQIKISRCSALQDISIISNVLQKLVLQKQESLAYLSLQCQSLLELDLSNCDSLTDSLEVFNNEGGCPKLRSLILDNCQSLSIIDIKSYTLVSLSLDGCRAITTLELSCPNLQKLNLDGCDHLEKASFCPVGLESLDLGICPRLCVLRIEAPKMLRLELKGCGVLSEAYINCPCLESLDASFCSKLSDESLYRTAGSCPQIRSLVLTSCLSVGPNGLSSLHMLQHLALLDLSYTFVTNLQPVFDNCFKLETLRLSACKYLTDSSLGALYKESALPDLRELDLSYSSAGQLDILDILIYCTNLAHLNLNGCANIHQLVWSNLSQKFVNFCSPSILKDSDKDVYLKNGRLLQILNCTGCPNITKAHISSSANCFYLSKINLNLSINLKEVDLACGSLCILNLSYCNSLEFLMLKCPRLNNLQLLACSMLAEEQLEAAISQCPTLEIMNIDFCPKIHSKDFYKWHAICPSLKRIQSCS from the exons ATGGCGGATGAGCGCATGAAGGCTGTGGTTGAAGAAGACGAAGTTGAAGATGGTGACGGGGAGGTTGGGTTGCAGGAAATGGTCGAACGCGACGAGGAAGATGATGAATTGGAGCTTAGCCTCTCACTGGTCAACCAAGGATGGAATGTAGGGTTTACAAGTGATTGGCCTGCGATGGATACATCGATATGGTCAGAACAGGGTGCCGGGAGCTCCCTGGACGTCAAGAGGTCAGGACGCGTTAGGCAACTGGATACTGGAGAAGGGACGAAGGACTGGGGAGACGTGGGAGACTCTAGAGAGGGCTTGATGGAGACTGAGCCTCTGCCTCACATAAGTCCTTTGTTTGATGCTGACTATTTGGATATGAAGATGGGAACAATCTTTGGCAGGGAGAAGGATACCCAGCACAAGCGGCCTAAAGTCGTTTCCAACCAACA TGAAGTGCCTACCTCTTCTGCTAATCCAATTGTACCAGCAGAAATTATCGATTTCATGACACTAAGTTCATCATATCAACCTGCTGAAATGAAAGGTCAGACCTCAAACGTTCAATCAGATGATGGAACCAACAAACCCGATGGTGGGGCCATTTATGGGGATAACATAGGCGCTAGAAATGCTGAAGATATAGAGTTCAGGATGGATCTTTCAGATGATCTGTTGCATCTG GTATTCTCTTTTCTAGGACAAAAAGATTTATGCAGAGCTGGGTCTACATGCAGGCAGTGGTTAATAGCCAGCGCAAATGAAAATTTTTGGAggtgtttaaaatttgaaaatacaaggATCTCCCTGCAGAACT TTATTGCTATTTGTGATCGTTACCCTAATGCTACTGAAGTGAATATGATTGGGACACCAAATGCTGATGCGCTTGTTAATATTGCAATGAATTCTCTGAG GAGACTTGAAATTTTAATCTTGGACAAGGGGCATTTCAGTGATGGATTTTTTCATACATTGACGGATTGTCCTGCATTAACCAGTTTGAAAATTTCCGATGCATCTATTGGCAATGGTATTCAAGAGATTACTGTATACCATGAAAATTTACACGAACTGCAGATGATAAAATGTAGAGTTCTTCGAGTTATTGTTAG ATGTCCTCAGCTGCAAACTTTGTCACTGAAGCGCAGCAGCATGGCCCATGCCTTGCTTACTTGCCCACAGCTACATTTGCTGGATTTATCTTCCTGCCACAAATTATCAGACACTGCAATTCGAACAGCTGCTATGTCCTGTCCTTTATTAGCATCTTTAGACATGTCATCTTGCTCTTGTGTCACTGATGAAACCATACGTGAGATAGCTTCCACCTGTCCAAACCTATGCATTCTTGATGCTTCAAACTGTCCAAATATTTCATTAGAG TCAGTAAAACTCCCAAAGTTAATGGATTTAAGGCTTGAAAGCTGTGAGGGAATAATATCTGCTTCTATAACTGCAATATCTTACAGCCAGATGTTAGAG TCACTGAAGCTTGATAACTGCAGCATGCTTACTGCCATGACACTTGATATGCCAAATTTGCAGAGTATAAGTCTCGTACATCTGCGCAA ATTTGTGTATTTAGATTTGCGGAGTCCTGTGCTCAAGCAGATCAAGATTTCTAGGTGTTCAGCACTCCAAGACATAAGTATTATTTCGAATGTTCTTCAG AAACTGGTATTGCAAAAACAGGAAAGTTTGGCTTATCTGTCACTGCAATGCCAAAGCTTGCTAGAACTGGACCTCAGCAATTGTGATTCTTTAACAGATTCTCTTGAAGTTTTCAATAATGAGGGAGGTTGCCCCAAGCTTAGGTCATTAATTCTCGACAATTGCCAG AGCCTAAGTATAATTGACATTAAAAGTTATACTCTTGTCTCCCTATCCTTGGATGGGTGTCGTGCCATCACTACCCTTGAACTGTCATGTCCAAATCTTCAAAAACTAAATCTTGACGGTTGTGATCACCTTGAAAAAGCTTCGTTCTGTCCG GTTGGTCTTGAATCACTTGATTTGGGTATCTGTCCACGATTATGTGTTCTGCGGATTGAAGCACCAAAAATGCTACGGTTAGAGCTTAAAGGATGTGGCGTGCTGTCTGAGGCTTATATTAATTGCCCTTGTTTGGAGTCCTTGGATGCTTCCTTCTGCAG TAAGTTAAGTGATGAATCATTGTATAGAACAGCTGGATCATGCCCACAGATCAGATCCTTGGTCCTAACATCATGCCTATCTGTTGGACCTAATGGGCTATCTTCCTTGCATATGCTTCAACATCTGGCTTTACTGGATCTGTCCTATACCTTTGTGACAAACTTACAACCTGTTTTTGACAATTGTTTTAAGTTAGaa ACATTAAGGCTCTCTGCTTGCAAGTACCTCACAGATTCTTCCTTGGGTGCCCTTTATAAGGAGAGTGCACTTCCAGACCTACGAGAATTAGATTTATCATATTCATCTGCTGGGCAGTTGGATATACTAGATATTCTTATTTATTGTACAAATTTAGCTCATCTGAATTTGAATGGCTGTGCAAATATTCATCAACTTGTCTGGAGCAATTTATCTCAAAAGTTTGTCAATTTCTGTTCACCTTCCATATTGAAAGATAGTGACAAGGATGTCTATCTGAAGAATGGCCGTCTGCTTCAAATTTTGAACTGCACTGGTTGTCCAAACATTACAAAAGCCCATATTTCTTCAAGTGCtaattgtttttatttatctaaAATAAACCTTAACTTATCTATAAACCTGAAGGAGGTAGATTTGGCATGTGGCAGCCTCTGTATACTAAACTTAAG TTATTGTAATTCCCTGGAGTTCTTGATGCTCAAGTGTCCAAGACTAAACAATCTCCAGCTCCTG GCTTGTAGCATGTTAGCTGAAGAACAGTTGGAAGCTGCAATTTCTCAGTGTCCTACCCTGGAAATTATGAACATTGACTTTTGTCCTAAG ATACATAGTAAAGATTTTTATAAATGGCATGCAATTTGCCCCAGTCTCAAGCGCATACAAAGCTGCTCATAG
- the LOC122055586 gene encoding F-box/LRR-repeat protein 15-like isoform X2, translated as MTLSSSYQPAEMKGQTSNVQSDDGTNKPDGGAIYGDNIGARNAEDIEFRMDLSDDLLHLVFSFLGQKDLCRAGSTCRQWLIASANENFWRCLKFENTRISLQNFIAICDRYPNATEVNMIGTPNADALVNIAMNSLRRLEILILDKGHFSDGFFHTLTDCPALTSLKISDASIGNGIQEITVYHENLHELQMIKCRVLRVIVRCPQLQTLSLKRSSMAHALLTCPQLHLLDLSSCHKLSDTAIRTAAMSCPLLASLDMSSCSCVTDETIREIASTCPNLCILDASNCPNISLESVKLPKLMDLRLESCEGIISASITAISYSQMLESLKLDNCSMLTAMTLDMPNLQSISLVHLRKFVYLDLRSPVLKQIKISRCSALQDISIISNVLQKLVLQKQESLAYLSLQCQSLLELDLSNCDSLTDSLEVFNNEGGCPKLRSLILDNCQSLSIIDIKSYTLVSLSLDGCRAITTLELSCPNLQKLNLDGCDHLEKASFCPVGLESLDLGICPRLCVLRIEAPKMLRLELKGCGVLSEAYINCPCLESLDASFCSKLSDESLYRTAGSCPQIRSLVLTSCLSVGPNGLSSLHMLQHLALLDLSYTFVTNLQPVFDNCFKLETLRLSACKYLTDSSLGALYKESALPDLRELDLSYSSAGQLDILDILIYCTNLAHLNLNGCANIHQLVWSNLSQKFVNFCSPSILKDSDKDVYLKNGRLLQILNCTGCPNITKAHISSSANCFYLSKINLNLSINLKEVDLACGSLCILNLSYCNSLEFLMLKCPRLNNLQLLACSMLAEEQLEAAISQCPTLEIMNIDFCPKIHSKDFYKWHAICPSLKRIQSCS; from the exons ATGACACTAAGTTCATCATATCAACCTGCTGAAATGAAAGGTCAGACCTCAAACGTTCAATCAGATGATGGAACCAACAAACCCGATGGTGGGGCCATTTATGGGGATAACATAGGCGCTAGAAATGCTGAAGATATAGAGTTCAGGATGGATCTTTCAGATGATCTGTTGCATCTG GTATTCTCTTTTCTAGGACAAAAAGATTTATGCAGAGCTGGGTCTACATGCAGGCAGTGGTTAATAGCCAGCGCAAATGAAAATTTTTGGAggtgtttaaaatttgaaaatacaaggATCTCCCTGCAGAACT TTATTGCTATTTGTGATCGTTACCCTAATGCTACTGAAGTGAATATGATTGGGACACCAAATGCTGATGCGCTTGTTAATATTGCAATGAATTCTCTGAG GAGACTTGAAATTTTAATCTTGGACAAGGGGCATTTCAGTGATGGATTTTTTCATACATTGACGGATTGTCCTGCATTAACCAGTTTGAAAATTTCCGATGCATCTATTGGCAATGGTATTCAAGAGATTACTGTATACCATGAAAATTTACACGAACTGCAGATGATAAAATGTAGAGTTCTTCGAGTTATTGTTAG ATGTCCTCAGCTGCAAACTTTGTCACTGAAGCGCAGCAGCATGGCCCATGCCTTGCTTACTTGCCCACAGCTACATTTGCTGGATTTATCTTCCTGCCACAAATTATCAGACACTGCAATTCGAACAGCTGCTATGTCCTGTCCTTTATTAGCATCTTTAGACATGTCATCTTGCTCTTGTGTCACTGATGAAACCATACGTGAGATAGCTTCCACCTGTCCAAACCTATGCATTCTTGATGCTTCAAACTGTCCAAATATTTCATTAGAG TCAGTAAAACTCCCAAAGTTAATGGATTTAAGGCTTGAAAGCTGTGAGGGAATAATATCTGCTTCTATAACTGCAATATCTTACAGCCAGATGTTAGAG TCACTGAAGCTTGATAACTGCAGCATGCTTACTGCCATGACACTTGATATGCCAAATTTGCAGAGTATAAGTCTCGTACATCTGCGCAA ATTTGTGTATTTAGATTTGCGGAGTCCTGTGCTCAAGCAGATCAAGATTTCTAGGTGTTCAGCACTCCAAGACATAAGTATTATTTCGAATGTTCTTCAG AAACTGGTATTGCAAAAACAGGAAAGTTTGGCTTATCTGTCACTGCAATGCCAAAGCTTGCTAGAACTGGACCTCAGCAATTGTGATTCTTTAACAGATTCTCTTGAAGTTTTCAATAATGAGGGAGGTTGCCCCAAGCTTAGGTCATTAATTCTCGACAATTGCCAG AGCCTAAGTATAATTGACATTAAAAGTTATACTCTTGTCTCCCTATCCTTGGATGGGTGTCGTGCCATCACTACCCTTGAACTGTCATGTCCAAATCTTCAAAAACTAAATCTTGACGGTTGTGATCACCTTGAAAAAGCTTCGTTCTGTCCG GTTGGTCTTGAATCACTTGATTTGGGTATCTGTCCACGATTATGTGTTCTGCGGATTGAAGCACCAAAAATGCTACGGTTAGAGCTTAAAGGATGTGGCGTGCTGTCTGAGGCTTATATTAATTGCCCTTGTTTGGAGTCCTTGGATGCTTCCTTCTGCAG TAAGTTAAGTGATGAATCATTGTATAGAACAGCTGGATCATGCCCACAGATCAGATCCTTGGTCCTAACATCATGCCTATCTGTTGGACCTAATGGGCTATCTTCCTTGCATATGCTTCAACATCTGGCTTTACTGGATCTGTCCTATACCTTTGTGACAAACTTACAACCTGTTTTTGACAATTGTTTTAAGTTAGaa ACATTAAGGCTCTCTGCTTGCAAGTACCTCACAGATTCTTCCTTGGGTGCCCTTTATAAGGAGAGTGCACTTCCAGACCTACGAGAATTAGATTTATCATATTCATCTGCTGGGCAGTTGGATATACTAGATATTCTTATTTATTGTACAAATTTAGCTCATCTGAATTTGAATGGCTGTGCAAATATTCATCAACTTGTCTGGAGCAATTTATCTCAAAAGTTTGTCAATTTCTGTTCACCTTCCATATTGAAAGATAGTGACAAGGATGTCTATCTGAAGAATGGCCGTCTGCTTCAAATTTTGAACTGCACTGGTTGTCCAAACATTACAAAAGCCCATATTTCTTCAAGTGCtaattgtttttatttatctaaAATAAACCTTAACTTATCTATAAACCTGAAGGAGGTAGATTTGGCATGTGGCAGCCTCTGTATACTAAACTTAAG TTATTGTAATTCCCTGGAGTTCTTGATGCTCAAGTGTCCAAGACTAAACAATCTCCAGCTCCTG GCTTGTAGCATGTTAGCTGAAGAACAGTTGGAAGCTGCAATTTCTCAGTGTCCTACCCTGGAAATTATGAACATTGACTTTTGTCCTAAG ATACATAGTAAAGATTTTTATAAATGGCATGCAATTTGCCCCAGTCTCAAGCGCATACAAAGCTGCTCATAG
- the LOC122055585 gene encoding protein GID8 homolog, with translation MSHHFYYLLGLFNQAEIPLMSKKVITREEWERKLKEVKIRKEDMNKLVMNFLVTEGYVEAAEKFRIESGTEPDIDLGTITDRMAVKQALQSGNVEDAIEKVNDLNPTILDTNPQLYFHLQQQRLIELIRSGKIEEALEFAQEELAPRGEENQSFLEELEKTVSLLVFEDAKNCPYGDLLDVSQRLKTASELNAAILTSQSHEKDPKLPSMLKMLIWAQNQLDEKAVYPKINNLTAAALEDPEI, from the exons ATGTCCCATCACTTCTATTACCTCCTTGGACTCTTCAATCAGGCCGAGATCCCG CTGATGTCAAAGAAGGTGATTACGAGAGAGGAATGGGAGCGGAAGCTTAAGGAGGTGAAGATTAGGAAGGAGGATATGAATAAGCTTGTCATGAACTTCCTCGTTACCGAAGGATATGTGGAGGCCGCCGAGAAGTTCCGCATTGAATCCGGCACCGAGC CGGATATTGACCTCGGCACGATAACTGATCGCATGGCTGTGAAGCAGGCTTTGCAATCTGGCAACGTCGAGGATGCTATCGAGAAGGTTAATGATTTGAACCCCACG ATTCTAGATACCAACCCTCAACTGTATTTCCATCTACAACAGCAGAGATTGATTGAGCTGATTCGCAGTGGAAAGATAGAGGAGGCTCTAGAGTTTGCCCAAGAGGAGCTTGcaccaagaggagaagaaaat CAAAGTTTCCTAGAAGAGTTGGAGAAGACAGTATCTCTCTTGGtatttgaagatgcaaagaatTGTCCTTACGGCGACCTTCTAGATGTGTCGCAACGCCTGAAAACTGCAAGCGAGCTTAATGCTGCCATATTGACAAGCCAAAGTCATGAGAAAG atccaaagcttccaagcatGCTCAAGATGCTGATATGGGCTCAGAATCAGCTGGACGAGAAGGCAGTTTACCCAAAAATCAACAACCTAACTGCAGCGGCACTCGAAGACCCAGAAATCTGA